In the genome of Populus alba chromosome 11, ASM523922v2, whole genome shotgun sequence, one region contains:
- the LOC118031663 gene encoding (3S,6E)-nerolidol synthase 1, translating into MALSCSVSFTAASGWPFPQNRNTERVKPILKEFKPTLSSTQKWSVSQKQTLAFGPTKQYPITINNDASDTAGFAEKLQTCKHILRKEGEEPIQGLAMIDAIQRLCIDYHFQEEIDSILTRQSMLLSTIHSDNNLYEVALRFRLLRQQGYHVSAGVFDNFKDSEGRFKQKLSSDIMGLVSLYEASQLSIRGEDVLDEAGDYSYQLLRSSLTHLDNNQARLVRNSLDHPHHKSLASFTANYYFNDEPKGWISELQELAKTECERVQSQHQHEIVEILKWWKDLGLSTELRFARDQPLKWYMWSMACLTDPSLSEQRIELTKPVSMIYIIDDIFDVHGTLDELVCFTEVINRWDIAAAEQLPDYMKICFKALNNITNEISYKIYNKHGWNPADSLRKAWASLCRAFLVEARWFASGKLPSGEEYLKNGIVSSGVHVVLVHIFFLLGQGLSKENEELISNFPPIISSTATILRLWDDLGSAKDENQDGHDGSYVECYLRENEGSSFEDARKQVVRMISDAWEQLNQECLSPNPFSSTFSKASLNIARMVPLMYDYDVNHRLPSLEEHMKSLFYENVSVKKDKKAHDSIL; encoded by the exons atggCGTTGTCTTGCAGTGTTTCCTTCACAGCTGCTTCTGGCTGGCCATTTCCTCAAAACCGAAATACAGAAAGGGTGAAGCCCATCCTCAAAGAATTTAAGCCTACCCTTTCGAGCACTCAAAAATGGAGCGTTTCACAGAAACAGACATTGGCTTTTGGTCCCACAAAACAGTACCCCATAACTATtaataat GATGCTTCTGACACTGCTGGGTTTGCAGAAAAGTTGCAGACATGCAAGCATATTTTGAGGAAAGAAGGAGAGGAGCCAATTCAAGGTCTGGCCATGATTGATGCTATCCAACGCCTTTGCATTGACTATCATTTCCAAGAGGAGATTGATTCAATTCTAACAAGGCAATCTATGTTATTAAGCACCATTCATAGTGATAACAATCTCTATGAGGTTGCGCTTCGCTTTCGATTGTTGAGACAACAAGGTTACCACGTATCCGCag GAGTATTTGACAACTTCAAGGACAGTGAGGGAAGATTCAAGCAAAAACTAAGTAGCGACATCATGGGCCTAGTGAGTTTATATGAAGCTTCACAGCTAAGTATAAGAGGTGAAGATGTGCTGGATGAAGCTGGAGATTATAGTTATCAGCTTCTACGTTCAAGTTTGACACATCTAGACAATAATCAAGCTAGATTAGTTAGGAATTCTTTGGACCATCCACATCACAAAAGCCTGGCGAGTTTCACGGCCAACTACTATTTTAATGACGAGCCAAAGGGATGGATTAGTGAGCTTCAAGAACTTGCAAAGACCGAGTGTGAGAGGGTCCAATCCCAACATCAACACGAAATTGTTGAGATCTTGAA ATGGTGGAAAGACCTCGGATTGTCTACCGAATTGAGATTTGCAAGAGATCAACCGCTTAAATGGTATATGTGGTCAATGGCATGCCTCACGGATCCAAGTCTTTCAGAACAAAGGATTGAGCTCACTAAACCCGTCTCTATGATATACATAATAGACGATATTTTCGATGTTCATGGCACTCTCGATGAGCTCGTTTGCTTCACAGAAGTTATCAACAG ATGGGATATTGCTGCCGCTGAACAATTACCGGACTACATGAAGATATGTTTCAAGGCTCTGAACAATATCACAAACGAAATCAGCTACAAGATCTACAACAAACACGGGTGGAACCCAGCTGACTCTCTCCGAAAAGCA TGGGCTAGTTTGTGCAGGGCGTTTCTTGTGGAAGCAAGATGGTTTGCCTCTGGGAAGTTGCCGAGTGGTGAGGAGTACTTGAAGAATGGGATTGTCAGTTCTGGTGTCCATGTAGTTCTGGTTCACATCTTCTTTCTACTGGGCCAAGGTTTAAGCAAGGAAAATGAAGAACTTATTAGCAATTTTCCACCCATCATATCATCCACAGCCACAATTCTGCGCCTGTGGGATGACTTGGGAAGCGCCAAG GACGAGAATCAAGATGGCCATGATGGATCATACGTCGAATGCTATCTGAGAGAAAACGAAGGATCATCGTTCGAAGACGCACGAAAGCAGGTTGTGCGCATGATTTCTGATGCGTGGGAACAACTCAACCAGGAATGCCTCTCTCCAAATCCATTTTCATCAACTTTCTCTAAGGCTTCTCTAAATATTGCAAGAATGGTCCCCTTGATGTACGATTACGATGTCAACCATCGCCTTCCGAGTCTTGAGGAGCATATGAAATCTCTCTTCTATGAAAATGTGTCGgtgaaaaaagacaaaaaagccCACGACTCCATATTATAA